Proteins encoded within one genomic window of Macaca thibetana thibetana isolate TM-01 chromosome 3, ASM2454274v1, whole genome shotgun sequence:
- the SLC35B4 gene encoding UDP-xylose and UDP-N-acetylglucosamine transporter, giving the protein MRPALAVGLVFAGCCSNVIFLELLARKHPGCGNIVTFAQFLFIAVEGFLFEADLGRKPPAIPIRYYAIMVTMFFTVSVVNNYALNLNIAMPLHMIFRSGSLIANMILGIIILKKRYSIFKYTSIALVSVGIFICTFMSAKQVTSQSSLSENDGFQAFVWWLLGIGALTFALLMSARMGIFQETLYKQFGKHSKEALFYNHALPLPGFIFLASDIYDHAVLFNKSELYEIPGIGVTLPIMWFYLLMNIITQYVCIRGVFILTTECASLTVTLVVTLRKFVSLIFSILYFQNPFTLWHWLGTLFVFIGTLMYTEVWNNLGTTKSEPQKDNKKN; this is encoded by the exons ATGCGCCCGGCCTTGGCGGTGGGCCTGGTGTTCGCAGGCTGCTGCAGTAACGTGATCTTCCTAGAGCTCCTGGCCCG GAAGCATCCAGGATGTGGGAACATTGTGACATTtgcacaatttttatttattgctgtggAAGGCTTCCTCTTTGAAGCTGATTTGGGAAGGAAGCCACCAGCTATCCCAATAAG GTACTATGCCATAATGGTGACCATGTTCTTCACCGTGAGCGTGGTGAACAACTATGCCCTGAATCTCAACATTGCCATGCCCCTGCATATGATATTTAGATC GGGTTCTCTAATTGCCAACATGATTCTAGGAATTATCATTTTGAAGAAAAG atacaGTATATTCAAATATACCTCCATTGCCCTGGTGTCTGTGGGGATATTTATTTGCACTTTTATGTCAGCAAAGCAGGTG aCTTCCCAGTCCAGCTTGAgtgagaatgatggattccaggcATTTGTGTGGTGGTTACTAG GTATTGGGGCACTGACTTTTGCTCTTCTGATGTCCGCAAGGATGGGTATATTCCAAGAGACCCTCTACAAACAATTTGGGAAACACTCCAAGGAGGCTTTGTTTTATAAT CACGCCCTTCCACTTCCTGGTTTCATCTTCTTGGCTTCTGATATTTATGACCATGCGGTTCTATTCAATAAGTCTG AGTTATATGAAATTCCAGGCATCGGAGTGACCCTGCCCATCATGTGGTTCTACCTCCTCATGAACATCATCACTCA GTACGTGTGCATCCGGGGCGTGTTCATCCTCACCACGGAGTGCGCCTCCCTCACCGTCACGCTCGTCGTGACCCTACGCAAATTTGTGAGCCTCATCTTTTCCATCTTGTACTTCCAGAACCCCTTCACCCTGTGGCACTGGCTGGGCACCCTGTTTGTCTTCATTGGGACCTTAATGTACACAGAGGTGTGGAACAACCTAGGGACCACAAAAAGTGAGCCTCAGAAGGACAACAAGAAGAACTGA